The Lysobacter enzymogenes DNA segment CTGGACGCGCGCGGCATCCGCGTGCAGGTGCAGCCGCCGGCGAACGGCGCGGCGCAGGTCGCGATGGACCCGCGGGTGCTGCGCCAGGTCAGCGAGAATCTGGTCACCAACGCGATGAAATACGCGCCCGGCAGCGACCTGACCCTGGCCGCGCGCAACAGCGCGCCCGGGTTCTGGCAACTGATCGTCGCCGACCGCGGCCCGGGCATTCCGGTGGCGCGCCAACGCGAGTTGTTCAAACCGTTCGTGCGCCTGCACGAGGCCGACATCGACGACGGCCTGTCGAGCGGACTGGGCCTGTCGCTGGCCAAGCAGATCGTGGTCAACGCCGGCGGGCAGCTGTGGTACGAGGAACGCAAGCACGGCGGCTCGCGATTCATCATCGAGTTGCCGGAAGCCTGATCGGACGGGCGCGGATTTTCGTCGGCGCATTAGGCCCTACGTCCATCCGAAGCCACGCATCTGCGATCGACATTCCGGCGACACCGGAATCCATTTAGTCGTTGTTCTTGTCGTTGCTTTATCTGCACCTCGCGCGAGGACCGATGCCCCGCAGACCCGGAGGGCGCGCGCATGGATGCGCGCGTGCGCCGTAGGGGCAGGAGGCCCCTTACGGCGCATCCCCGCGCCGGGTGCTGGACCTAGTGGCTTGTGACCTTAAACAAGCGTTTTTCTTTGGCTGGCGGTCTCTAACCTCAAGTGCATCACCCCAATGAGGCACTGCGAATGGGCCAGGCATATTCACATCTGAGCGCCGAAGAGCGTGGCGCCATCATGGTCCTGATCGCCCAAGGGGCGAGCGGCCGCCGGATCGCTCAGGTGCTGGGCCGCGCGCAAAGCACCATCGCTCGCGAACTGCGCCGCAACGGATACCGGTCCGATTTGGCGGCGCCGCTGAGAGGGCGCCCTCGCCTGGAACCGGGCTACGACGCAACCCGGGCGGGCCGACGGGCGCAACGATTGCGTCGGCGAGCACGGGTGCGCCGCAAGCTGCAACGCGATACTCCGCTGTGGCGGCGCGTTCGCTACTGGCTGGAGCGGTGCTGGTCGCCGCAACAGATTGCCGACAAACTGCGAGATCTGTATCCCGACCGGCCCTGGCTGCACGTGTCGCACGAAACGATCTATACCGCGATCTACGCGATGCCGCGCGGCGAACTGCGCCGCCAGGTGACCCGGCTGTTGCGGCAAGGGCGCAAATCCGGCCGCCGCACGCGTCAGGGAGGCGATGCCCGCGGGCATTTGCCGGATCTGCCCAACATCCGCCTGCGGCCGCCGGCGGCGCATGAGCGCTTGATGCCGGGGCATTGGGAGGGCGATCTGATCGTCGGCGCGCACAACCGCTCGGCGATCGGCGTGTTGGTCTGCCGCCGCACCTTGTACGTCAAGCTGGTCAAGCTCGAAGACGCGACCGCGCGCACGGTGCTGGAGGCCTTCGGCTCGGCGTTCGAGGGCGTGACGCCGCAGCTGCGCCAGACCTTGACCTACGACCAGGGCAAGGAAATGGCGTTGCATCGGCAGTTGAGCGAACGCACCGGTTTATCGATCTATTTCGCCGACCCGCATAGTCCTTGGCAACGCGGCATTTGCGAAAACACCAACGGTTTGTTGCGGCAATACTTCCCCAAGGGAACCGATTTGTCGGTGCATTCTGCGCAGCGGCTCAAGGAGGTGGCGTGGGAAATGAACAACCGCCCCCGTCGCAGCCTGGGTGTGCGCTCACCGGTTGAGGTGCTGTATGAAGAGCTCAAAACCCTACAGGTGCAGGGTGATGCACTTGGAACTTGACTCCGCCGCTACTTTCTTTTGTCGCGCTGACAAAAGAAAGTAGCTCGGCCGCTTGCGGACGAAAGCTTTGGATGGTGGCTTGTCGTCGCGCGACACATCGATAACGGCGGAAGCAGCAGCAAAATCAAAATGGGTTCCGGCTTTCGCCGGAATGACGACATTGGAGTTGCGTACCCGACTGTAGGAGCGGCGCGAGCCGCGATCGCGACAATGCAACTACGACGAAACTTTCGCTGCAGGCGCGATGGGGCGGTCGCGGCTTGAGCCGCTCCTACAGGGGGCGTACCGCGGTAGGGTTCGTCTTTGCGTGTGCGTACTTGTGACGACAAGCGAAGATCAAGAGCTTCCGTCCGCAAGCGGCCGGGTCACTTTCTTTGTCTGAAGCCACAAAGAAAGTAACCAAAGAAAAGGCCTTGTTTTTTCGGATCAAGAGCCACTATGGCTCGAAAGTGGCGCGGGGCCGCGCCATAAGGGGCATCCTGCCCCATGGCGCGCGTGCGCATCCATGCGCACGCCCTCCGGGGCTGCGGGACGTGTGCTTTGCTTGGGGTTGCGTCCAAGCGAAAGACAACAGCAACGGCAACATGGATTCCGGCTTTCGCCGGAATGACGAGAGGAGCGGACTGCATCGCAAGCCGCCGAAGCCCCTGTAGGAGCGGCGCGAGCCGCGACCGCGACACTTGGCTACGGCGCAAACCACCGCCGTGCCCGCAACGAT contains these protein-coding regions:
- a CDS encoding IS30 family transposase; the encoded protein is MGQAYSHLSAEERGAIMVLIAQGASGRRIAQVLGRAQSTIARELRRNGYRSDLAAPLRGRPRLEPGYDATRAGRRAQRLRRRARVRRKLQRDTPLWRRVRYWLERCWSPQQIADKLRDLYPDRPWLHVSHETIYTAIYAMPRGELRRQVTRLLRQGRKSGRRTRQGGDARGHLPDLPNIRLRPPAAHERLMPGHWEGDLIVGAHNRSAIGVLVCRRTLYVKLVKLEDATARTVLEAFGSAFEGVTPQLRQTLTYDQGKEMALHRQLSERTGLSIYFADPHSPWQRGICENTNGLLRQYFPKGTDLSVHSAQRLKEVAWEMNNRPRRSLGVRSPVEVLYEELKTLQVQGDALGT